The following coding sequences lie in one bacterium genomic window:
- a CDS encoding FAD:protein FMN transferase, giving the protein MNRWAILLVLTVGLVAGCKSAQDKFPSETRTVFGVPVTVTIFLTDAKPEDVKSAYDDVFNTLKWYEAAVLQAGTQNQLAKIAGGAGHESVPVDSSVYDLLMRGLQLNDLTGGAFDLRQGPLLDAWLSGSTPAKPEQALLDSALSLIKTGGMFVAGRSILLSRTGMRFDARGFVDAWAIDRAADKLVKRGFAAFEIRTPYLARIVGMPVNTQSRSVELSDPQGNEGPWASLAMTQGGMAYLPAASAKDALGQVRLVLDPRTGEQATGGAIVQAKDCATAYGLAVAMAVEGSAAKLSEKAQSELIGSIRISGSKPNYSVTAEGSLKDRLKTLN; this is encoded by the coding sequence ATGAATCGTTGGGCAATACTGCTGGTTTTAACCGTTGGCTTGGTCGCCGGTTGCAAGTCGGCTCAGGATAAATTTCCCAGTGAAACGCGCACGGTCTTTGGCGTGCCGGTGACCGTAACGATCTTTCTCACGGATGCAAAGCCTGAAGATGTCAAGTCCGCCTACGACGATGTCTTCAACACCTTGAAGTGGTACGAAGCCGCGGTCTTGCAGGCCGGCACTCAGAATCAGCTTGCCAAGATTGCCGGCGGTGCGGGGCACGAATCAGTCCCTGTAGATTCGTCGGTCTACGACTTGCTAATGCGCGGGCTTCAACTTAATGATCTCACCGGCGGCGCATTCGACTTGCGTCAAGGGCCTTTACTGGACGCCTGGTTGAGCGGGAGCACTCCCGCCAAGCCCGAGCAGGCTTTGCTTGACAGCGCACTCAGTCTGATTAAGACGGGCGGCATGTTCGTGGCGGGACGATCCATCTTATTGTCGAGGACCGGAATGCGATTTGACGCACGCGGTTTTGTGGATGCGTGGGCGATTGATCGCGCGGCCGACAAGCTCGTGAAGCGTGGTTTTGCCGCCTTCGAAATCCGCACACCGTACCTCGCCCGAATCGTCGGCATGCCTGTCAATACCCAAAGTCGTTCAGTCGAGCTTTCAGACCCGCAGGGCAATGAAGGTCCCTGGGCGAGTCTCGCGATGACGCAGGGCGGAATGGCCTACCTGCCTGCCGCTTCCGCAAAAGACGCTCTTGGGCAAGTGCGGTTAGTTCTCGATCCCCGCACAGGCGAGCAAGCTACTGGCGGCGCGATCGTACAGGCAAAAGATTGCGCCACCGCCTACGGTCTGGCAGTCGCCATGGCCGTTGAAGGCAGTGCGGCGAAACTCTCCGAGAAGGCACAGAGCGAACTAATCGGCAGTATCAGAATATCGGGCAGCAAGCCGAACTATTCCGTGACGGCAGAAGGCTCGCTGAAAGACCGTCTCAAGACACTGAACTAA
- the smpB gene encoding SsrA-binding protein SmpB → MEASDSVKIVAQNRKARHDYHIIQTYEAGISLLGTEVKSVREGHVNLRDAFARVQDGEVLLFSLGITPYRNRGYTEVDERRVRKLLLNRSEIRKIQRQVLEKGYTLVPLQLYFKGQYLKVELAVVQGKREYDKRQTKEEQQAKREIDREIKKHRQR, encoded by the coding sequence ATGGAGGCAAGCGATTCCGTGAAAATCGTGGCCCAAAATCGCAAAGCGCGCCATGACTATCACATCATTCAAACCTACGAAGCAGGGATCAGCCTGCTGGGAACCGAAGTGAAGTCGGTCCGCGAGGGTCACGTCAACTTGCGTGATGCTTTCGCGCGCGTGCAAGACGGTGAAGTGCTGCTGTTTTCGCTGGGCATCACCCCGTATCGCAATCGCGGCTACACGGAAGTCGATGAACGCCGCGTGCGTAAGCTACTCCTGAACCGGAGTGAGATTCGCAAGATTCAGCGGCAGGTTTTGGAAAAGGGTTACACTCTCGTGCCCCTCCAGCTCTACTTCAAAGGACAATACCTGAAGGTCGAGCTTGCGGTCGTGCAGGGTAAGCGGGAATACGATAAGCGCCAGACCAAGGAAGAACAACAGGCGAAGCGCGAGATTGACCGCGAAATCAAGAAACACCGCCAGCGTTAG
- a CDS encoding T9SS type A sorting domain-containing protein translates to MTSRWMLFTLCSLSISNVLAQITITESSLAGIGTSLIQHGTGGVVPIDVGLPGENQTWDLSDLGFQYAWGSDIISPEGTPLGELIPDADFCRRDEQATGFITYYFRRDPGQLIAVGSVSGLEDTTAYPYDPFGIVLPLPLSYETPTWTTLVEYYLEFDPGFGVTFRDSVVKTVDGWGLLITEYGTFQTLRMFVHSWGIMTLTGMPADTFEGVSYEWLDVYGNRLALVGSIDPDPEFEMGYAEIAEVVNIVAVEYVSPVVIDHVLLQNYPNPFNSSTQIVYNLPNSAHVSVVVYDLLGREIISLSEGPQQIGSHRITWDGRAADGLSVASGVYVYQIKTPNFTDAKKMVLIR, encoded by the coding sequence ATGACCTCGCGTTGGATGCTTTTCACTCTCTGCTCGTTGTCAATAAGTAATGTATTGGCGCAGATAACCATCACCGAATCAAGTTTAGCTGGGATTGGAACTTCGTTAATTCAGCACGGTACGGGCGGAGTGGTTCCCATAGACGTTGGACTACCGGGTGAAAATCAAACATGGGACCTTTCGGATCTTGGATTTCAGTATGCGTGGGGTAGTGACATCATAAGCCCCGAGGGGACACCTTTGGGGGAGCTTATTCCGGACGCTGACTTCTGTCGTCGCGATGAACAAGCAACGGGATTCATAACTTACTATTTCCGCCGCGATCCGGGCCAACTAATAGCGGTGGGAAGCGTTAGCGGCTTAGAGGACACAACAGCTTATCCGTATGACCCTTTTGGCATTGTGCTACCACTTCCACTTTCATACGAAACGCCGACGTGGACAACCTTGGTTGAGTACTACCTGGAGTTCGACCCAGGATTCGGTGTCACGTTTCGAGATAGTGTGGTGAAAACTGTCGATGGATGGGGTTTGTTAATCACGGAATATGGCACTTTTCAAACATTGAGGATGTTCGTCCATTCCTGGGGCATTATGACTCTGACGGGAATGCCTGCAGATACATTCGAGGGTGTTTCATATGAATGGCTGGATGTTTATGGCAACAGACTTGCATTGGTTGGCTCAATCGATCCAGATCCCGAATTCGAGATGGGATATGCAGAGATCGCTGAGGTTGTTAATATCGTTGCTGTTGAGTACGTGAGTCCCGTAGTAATCGATCATGTTCTTTTGCAGAATTATCCAAATCCGTTTAACAGTAGCACACAAATTGTCTACAACTTGCCAAACTCGGCGCACGTTTCCGTGGTTGTGTACGATCTGCTTGGGCGCGAAATCATATCTCTGTCAGAGGGGCCACAGCAGATTGGCAGTCACCGCATTACGTGGGACGGACGTGCAGCAGACGGATTGAGTGTTGCCTCCGGAGTCTACGTGTACCAAATCAAGACCCCGAACTTCACAGATGCGAAGAAGATGGTGCTGATTAGGTAA
- a CDS encoding ATP-binding cassette domain-containing protein, producing the protein MAERASVVADRVSFSYADANWILHDLSVRLIAGEVQYIVGPSGSGKTTLALLIAGVLTPQHGEISRTPDSRSAVVLQFPEQLFLCDSISDEWRMLNDRERLTASNALHGFGLALDTESDRSPHDLSFAERRLLAIAMLSATEAATLILDEPTLGLDETHLRQFAAWLLTSVIGGRLCLVITHDEDLIERYPGNVSILNDRKVVWQGPSSDFLIDEKLRTQAGFV; encoded by the coding sequence ATGGCTGAGCGAGCCTCAGTTGTTGCGGACCGAGTGTCCTTCAGCTATGCCGATGCGAATTGGATTCTGCATGATCTCAGCGTCCGACTGATCGCAGGAGAAGTTCAGTATATCGTCGGCCCTTCCGGTTCAGGCAAGACGACTTTAGCATTGCTGATCGCGGGAGTCTTGACTCCGCAGCACGGGGAGATTTCCCGCACGCCCGACTCGCGTTCTGCGGTCGTCCTGCAGTTTCCCGAGCAACTTTTCCTGTGCGATAGTATTTCTGATGAGTGGCGAATGCTGAACGATCGGGAACGCCTTACTGCATCGAATGCACTTCACGGGTTTGGGCTTGCACTGGATACGGAAAGCGATCGCTCTCCTCACGATTTGTCATTCGCAGAGCGACGTCTTCTGGCAATCGCGATGCTTTCCGCGACAGAGGCTGCCACGCTAATTCTTGATGAACCGACGCTTGGGCTGGACGAGACGCACTTACGACAATTTGCGGCTTGGCTGTTGACGAGTGTCATTGGAGGAAGACTGTGCCTTGTGATCACACATGACGAAGACTTGATTGAGCGCTATCCCGGAAACGTGTCGATTTTGAATGACCGGAAGGTGGTTTGGCAGGGTCCATCGAGCGACTTTTTGATCGACGAGAAGTTACGAACGCAAGCAGGCTTTGTTTAG
- a CDS encoding glycosyltransferase family 9 protein — MIRLSSLGDVLLCAVALRALKARFPESAIHFLVASEFKEAAELLPAIDKIIVFDRKEGWRGLLRLRRLLSRRYEMIVDLQNSWRSAFLRVFCFPLMWAKATRYRLRRWVLIKFKRNLYRKVVPVPLRYIAAIEQFGAKDDGNGLDLQLSGTPDAVASENSIVLCPGAKHATKRWPTENWQKVAIELRKRGLHVIVCGTAAEETACREIAGSGEILIDVPLDRIAHKMRRAKAVITHDSGLMHLACGSGAPVLALFGPTVQEFGFYPFRANSRVVENTLPCRPCHAFGSAICPKGHHDCLRLTTPERVIIELEQLISTPESSIPDAG, encoded by the coding sequence GTGATTCGCCTGTCATCGTTAGGGGACGTTCTCCTCTGCGCAGTGGCCTTGCGTGCGCTGAAAGCCAGATTTCCCGAATCCGCCATCCACTTTCTGGTCGCCTCTGAATTCAAGGAAGCCGCGGAACTGCTGCCGGCCATAGACAAGATAATCGTTTTTGATCGCAAAGAAGGATGGCGCGGCCTGCTCAGGCTGCGCCGTTTACTTTCCAGGCGTTACGAGATGATTGTCGACTTGCAAAACAGTTGGCGCAGCGCATTCCTGCGGGTCTTTTGTTTCCCCTTGATGTGGGCCAAAGCCACCCGCTATCGCCTTCGCCGCTGGGTCTTGATTAAATTTAAGCGCAACTTGTACCGCAAAGTCGTTCCTGTTCCCTTGCGTTACATCGCTGCCATTGAGCAGTTCGGAGCAAAGGATGATGGAAACGGACTTGACCTACAGCTGAGCGGAACTCCGGACGCGGTTGCTTCAGAAAATAGCATTGTGCTGTGCCCCGGAGCCAAGCACGCGACCAAGAGATGGCCGACGGAGAATTGGCAAAAAGTCGCCATCGAGTTGCGGAAGCGCGGTCTTCACGTTATCGTATGCGGAACTGCCGCGGAGGAAACGGCGTGTCGGGAGATTGCTGGAAGTGGAGAGATCTTAATAGACGTGCCTCTCGACAGGATTGCACACAAGATGCGACGGGCAAAAGCCGTAATCACCCACGACTCGGGACTCATGCACTTGGCCTGCGGCAGCGGTGCGCCCGTTCTGGCGCTTTTCGGGCCAACCGTGCAGGAATTCGGCTTTTATCCATTTCGGGCCAATTCGCGCGTAGTGGAAAACACGTTGCCCTGCAGGCCGTGCCACGCCTTTGGCAGCGCGATATGTCCGAAAGGCCACCACGACTGCCTGCGCCTGACGACGCCGGAGCGTGTCATAATAGAACTCGAGCAACTTATCTCGACTCCTGAAAGTTCCATTCCTGATGCTGGCTAA
- a CDS encoding site-specific integrase — protein sequence MSSLYKRKLKNRTVWYVNLKLANGKRKSINTGCETKTAAKDVAAEFERKILLGLDPLPKNSARGLLLNDVSAEYLRDRREAWGPRTSVLHEHSLMLLQREIGNLSVVEIGEQQVAAYTAAIRTGRSPATVNIDLRNLKAFLRWCKSQYKLTNWDPPRIRQLRPPERQHRDFYTISEAEALVRAATAIEINGESFGRYIAMLLLTGMRMREALGLRWANISQVAGVLTLSGTKSARPESLPITRELSALFNSWQERPEARPLFGFSAWSGHITTCWRRSVQNAGIRPLKLDNCRDTYAVNLLLEGIPLAVVSRLLRHSSITVTMQNYAGFSTEDLGHALENEKPRQERGAYFTAILRGLHN from the coding sequence ATGTCGTCCCTCTACAAGCGCAAACTAAAGAATCGCACAGTCTGGTACGTAAATCTCAAGCTTGCCAACGGCAAGCGCAAGAGCATTAATACCGGCTGTGAAACGAAGACGGCGGCCAAAGATGTAGCCGCCGAATTTGAACGCAAGATACTGCTCGGCCTCGATCCGCTTCCGAAGAACTCGGCACGTGGGCTTTTGCTAAATGATGTTTCAGCAGAGTACCTGCGGGACAGACGCGAAGCTTGGGGACCACGCACTAGTGTTTTGCACGAGCATTCGCTCATGCTCCTCCAGAGGGAAATCGGAAACTTGTCCGTAGTAGAAATCGGTGAACAGCAGGTAGCAGCGTATACCGCTGCAATTCGGACTGGACGTTCACCTGCTACGGTCAACATTGACTTGCGGAACCTCAAAGCCTTTCTGCGGTGGTGTAAGAGTCAATACAAACTGACGAATTGGGATCCGCCACGGATCCGGCAGCTTAGGCCGCCAGAGCGCCAACACAGGGATTTCTACACCATATCCGAGGCCGAAGCACTTGTTCGCGCCGCCACCGCCATTGAGATCAATGGTGAATCGTTCGGCCGATACATTGCCATGTTACTGCTGACGGGAATGCGCATGCGCGAGGCTCTGGGCCTGCGATGGGCGAACATAAGCCAAGTCGCTGGCGTACTCACGCTCTCCGGGACAAAGTCTGCGAGACCTGAATCCTTACCGATAACGCGGGAGCTGTCTGCCCTCTTCAATTCATGGCAAGAACGGCCCGAAGCAAGGCCGCTGTTCGGCTTTTCAGCTTGGTCTGGACACATTACTACTTGTTGGAGACGATCCGTTCAGAACGCAGGGATCAGGCCCCTGAAGCTTGATAATTGCCGAGACACCTACGCCGTGAACTTGCTATTGGAAGGGATTCCTCTTGCCGTTGTGAGCCGCTTACTCAGGCATTCCAGCATCACGGTCACGATGCAGAACTACGCCGGTTTTAGCACCGAAGACTTAGGTCACGCTTTAGAAAATGAAAAACCCCGCCAAGAAAGGGGGGCATATTTCACCGCAATACTACGGGGCCTTCACAACTGA
- a CDS encoding oligopeptide transporter, OPT family: MEETRVVKKPFTPYVAAETSMVEMTLRSLILGSVLGIVFTAANAYLGLYVGMTVSASIPAAVMSMFILRKLFRGGTVLENNIVQTVASSGESLAAGIIFTIPAFYIWSATGKGIEIPGIAQVAYISLIGGALGILMMIPLRRMLIRDEHETLPYPEGTACAEVLIAGEKGGVHAQKVFWGLLAGAGYKLLTGAAVLRESLTHYLKTPAKAYLGIDAIPALVGVGYIIGIRVSSIMLAGGLMSSIVLVPVIAFFGGTALSPIFPETVNPIASMPSDAIRSQYVRYIGAGAVTMGGIFSLLKAMPALFRSFGRLKKRASGNGAAEVRTDQDLPPRVVFIGTAVVAMLSWLLAPHVPLIIPLVAVFGFIFVMVASRIVGLVGSSSNPVSGMTIATLLGTSLLFVANGISGPEGMAAALMVGAVVCVAICMAGDISQDLKTGFIVGATPRKQQIAEFIGIVAGALVVGWVVHLLGSTYGFVQDATHPRPLQAPQANLMAILIEGVLDGKLQWSLIFFGMFLAAIVELFGVTSLAFAVGLYLPVGLSVGIMAGALISVVVRRRSSASESEDGGILFSSGLIAGEALIGIALALLATVGISLEMFSGLLGVAELPVTICAYAFLLYALWRAAR; the protein is encoded by the coding sequence ATGGAAGAAACAAGAGTTGTAAAGAAACCGTTCACCCCATACGTCGCGGCCGAGACAAGTATGGTCGAAATGACGTTGCGCTCGCTTATTCTGGGGTCCGTGCTGGGGATTGTGTTTACAGCGGCGAATGCGTATCTCGGCCTTTATGTCGGAATGACTGTCAGCGCATCGATTCCCGCGGCGGTGATGTCAATGTTCATTCTCCGAAAGCTCTTCCGTGGGGGAACGGTTCTTGAGAACAACATCGTCCAGACTGTGGCATCTTCAGGCGAGTCGCTTGCTGCAGGAATCATCTTCACGATTCCTGCATTTTATATCTGGAGTGCCACAGGCAAGGGAATCGAAATCCCGGGAATTGCGCAGGTCGCCTACATCTCATTGATCGGTGGTGCGCTCGGAATTCTCATGATGATTCCATTGCGACGGATGTTGATTCGCGACGAGCATGAAACCCTGCCCTATCCGGAAGGCACCGCGTGCGCCGAAGTGCTGATTGCCGGCGAAAAGGGTGGAGTCCACGCGCAAAAGGTTTTCTGGGGGCTTTTGGCCGGCGCAGGCTACAAATTGCTCACCGGTGCCGCAGTTTTGCGCGAGTCCTTGACACATTATCTGAAGACCCCTGCCAAAGCGTATCTTGGAATTGATGCCATCCCCGCTCTTGTTGGTGTAGGTTACATCATTGGTATTCGTGTTTCCTCAATCATGCTGGCCGGCGGTCTGATGAGTTCTATCGTGCTTGTTCCCGTGATCGCGTTTTTTGGCGGCACAGCATTGAGTCCGATATTCCCCGAAACGGTGAACCCGATCGCGTCAATGCCCAGTGACGCGATTCGTTCACAGTATGTGCGTTACATCGGCGCGGGCGCAGTCACGATGGGCGGTATCTTCAGCCTGTTGAAAGCGATGCCCGCTCTGTTTCGTTCGTTTGGGCGACTCAAGAAGCGCGCGTCAGGAAACGGTGCCGCGGAGGTTCGCACAGACCAGGACTTGCCACCTCGCGTCGTTTTCATCGGAACTGCGGTTGTCGCGATGCTGTCTTGGCTCCTTGCGCCGCATGTCCCGTTGATCATTCCGCTCGTCGCGGTTTTCGGTTTCATTTTTGTCATGGTGGCTTCGCGCATCGTCGGGCTGGTAGGCTCTTCGTCAAATCCGGTGAGCGGCATGACTATCGCGACGCTGCTTGGTACCTCGTTGCTGTTCGTGGCGAACGGAATCAGCGGTCCTGAAGGAATGGCCGCCGCACTGATGGTAGGTGCGGTTGTTTGTGTGGCGATCTGCATGGCAGGCGACATCTCACAGGACCTCAAGACCGGCTTCATTGTCGGCGCGACTCCGCGAAAACAGCAGATTGCCGAGTTCATCGGAATTGTCGCTGGAGCTTTGGTGGTTGGCTGGGTGGTTCATCTTTTGGGCAGCACTTACGGATTTGTACAGGATGCTACTCACCCGCGTCCTCTGCAGGCCCCGCAAGCCAACTTGATGGCAATCCTGATTGAAGGTGTGCTGGATGGAAAGTTGCAATGGAGTCTGATCTTCTTCGGTATGTTTCTGGCGGCTATTGTGGAGTTGTTCGGTGTGACGTCACTTGCCTTTGCAGTCGGCCTGTATCTCCCCGTCGGATTATCGGTCGGAATTATGGCCGGCGCGCTCATAAGTGTGGTTGTGCGTCGCCGTTCTTCAGCCTCAGAATCAGAAGATGGCGGTATCCTCTTTAGCTCCGGCCTGATTGCCGGTGAGGCGCTTATTGGGATCGCGCTCGCATTGCTTGCAACTGTCGGGATTTCGCTGGAAATGTTCTCAGGCTTGCTCGGCGTTGCAGAATTGCCGGTGACGATCTGTGCCTATGCCTTCCTCCTTTACGCTTTGTGGCGTGCAGCGCGGTAA
- a CDS encoding energy-coupling factor ABC transporter ATP-binding protein — translation MNVLSLRDVSAGYNATGDTLKACSLDVALGQRIAIIGENGSGKSTLLRVAAGLLKPTAGTATYHGTRNPAFLLQNPRQQLICSTVREEIEFTLRMQGNSSEAVKLTTESLLKSFFLNEIAESSPQSLSGGQQQRVALAALLTRESELLLLDEPEAFLDGVSRREFRQFFAAHVRSSAVLWSCCRESEVPPGFEVRILRDGALSVGTATVNNRNG, via the coding sequence ATGAATGTCTTGAGCCTCCGAGATGTTTCCGCAGGTTACAATGCAACAGGAGACACGCTAAAGGCATGTTCTCTTGATGTCGCTTTGGGCCAGCGAATTGCTATCATCGGCGAAAACGGTTCGGGGAAATCCACCTTGCTTCGCGTCGCCGCAGGATTACTGAAGCCGACTGCCGGAACAGCTACGTATCATGGCACAAGAAACCCTGCCTTCCTTCTGCAAAACCCCCGACAACAGCTCATCTGCTCGACGGTGCGTGAAGAGATTGAGTTTACACTGCGAATGCAGGGAAATTCTTCTGAAGCAGTAAAGTTGACCACCGAATCGCTCCTCAAGTCATTCTTCCTTAACGAGATCGCAGAGTCCAGCCCGCAGTCACTTTCCGGTGGACAGCAACAGCGTGTTGCACTGGCGGCGTTGCTGACTCGCGAGTCCGAACTGCTCTTGCTCGACGAACCCGAGGCGTTCCTCGACGGAGTCTCCCGCCGTGAATTCAGACAATTCTTTGCGGCGCATGTACGTTCATCAGCCGTTTTGTGGTCATGCTGCAGAGAATCGGAAGTGCCACCGGGCTTTGAAGTCCGGATTCTGCGAGACGGTGCACTTAGTGTTGGAACTGCAACGGTAAACAATCGCAATGGCTGA
- a CDS encoding T9SS type A sorting domain-containing protein, giving the protein MSELSTEWLMEVSDTTKIGLIHPVDFEVLKLSPADWRLVALQADCTLFTAFPIDQENGITNDDIAMSGSAPSGCRYATAMCVMTTDELFNSSSDRIAVTFKVGAKIGIYSFDKWTNELSLESSFSNMEITRPIGIYWAFDNFFIVDEDSQTIYRTDESGNILGQYGQYGIFDDGYRWISDICGYIDSSNVAQLYVSDGANERIDHLTATSSDSTLHLESQATSKPIDTLGINLHEAVFIPYVGVVGLNRYSQRLYYWDGAEDLDALDRDDLFLTFDAIHIRELLGRFLVVEFTDTNHVGWKVTSFNVEGASYSNPISYPDTHWTAAMSPVYVTDKIVIGAGEYLTIDAGVEVLFDAGTSIRVDSGGVLSVNGTSNDSVRFHSMDSGEAWAGIWIEGGRLTMSYARVMDSDSACIWTDAPDSVYINSCTLVGNKMLGTRGTVRLTGAPSKTQYVKSCVISGEATNGIGLYAHNCTVKIQDVKVRNCSNSTAQFLAVTGNIEGCTFADQPDKYGILFANTGTTPNFQCCTFENIAPATGTWKATIYAALGTAPTFGNTGSSSGVSNVLNDSSDYVLRMSGWTVLPIIQSGGTGPGGRNDWYQRKAAGKYISWGPPYPNPLTAYLAKDQYWNRIPVDTLDFSPSNPAYFALGSPPNDPWDLCGGSESSIIPTGERATSSLDDDPDEFDSLFAVAMAAEINGDYRSAQDLFYTVATTGEDFQLVWQATTHIVSTQRALDPGSGEAWIPSLIDSLIMADSSVYSSWLYGNRLLASYRLAREECSEAMSICSALLNSGLPEVDSILVSIDLLGIQMAVGFGDGGGSLDESDLSFVPSQVRCNSVDDAIAKQAALFDILNGIDAERGDDTELPTIPTAYRLYQNYPNPFNPTTQIEFDLPARSRLNIRIYNTLGQEVVTLRDATYPAGHHVVSWNGKSNTGADVATGLYIYQMRAGPFTNTKKMVLLR; this is encoded by the coding sequence ATGAGCGAATTGTCAACCGAGTGGTTGATGGAGGTTTCCGACACTACGAAGATCGGTCTGATTCATCCTGTGGATTTCGAAGTACTGAAGTTGTCACCTGCAGACTGGCGGCTCGTGGCGCTGCAAGCAGATTGCACGCTTTTTACTGCATTTCCAATTGACCAAGAGAACGGAATAACAAATGACGATATTGCCATGTCCGGTAGTGCTCCGAGTGGTTGCCGCTACGCGACAGCAATGTGTGTGATGACCACAGATGAACTCTTCAACTCAAGTTCGGACCGAATTGCCGTAACGTTCAAGGTAGGTGCGAAGATCGGGATTTACAGTTTTGATAAGTGGACTAATGAGCTGTCGCTCGAAAGCAGCTTTTCGAACATGGAAATCACGCGACCAATTGGTATCTATTGGGCTTTCGACAATTTCTTCATTGTAGACGAGGACAGCCAGACGATCTACCGGACGGACGAGTCGGGGAATATTCTTGGGCAGTACGGACAGTACGGGATTTTCGATGACGGCTACCGCTGGATCAGCGATATCTGCGGATACATCGACTCGTCAAATGTCGCACAGCTTTATGTCAGTGACGGCGCAAACGAAAGAATAGACCATCTTACGGCGACTTCAAGCGACAGTACCCTGCATCTTGAGTCTCAAGCAACCTCAAAGCCTATCGACACGCTTGGCATAAACCTGCATGAAGCGGTGTTTATCCCATACGTAGGAGTGGTCGGATTAAACCGATACAGCCAGCGATTGTACTATTGGGACGGAGCGGAAGATCTTGATGCGTTAGATCGTGACGATCTCTTTCTGACGTTTGACGCCATACATATTCGGGAATTGCTCGGCAGATTCTTGGTTGTAGAATTCACAGACACCAATCATGTTGGTTGGAAAGTAACCTCATTCAACGTCGAAGGCGCGTCTTATTCGAACCCCATCTCTTACCCCGACACGCACTGGACGGCGGCGATGTCGCCGGTTTATGTGACGGACAAGATCGTCATCGGAGCCGGTGAGTATTTGACGATAGATGCAGGGGTTGAAGTTTTGTTCGATGCGGGAACGTCCATTCGAGTTGATTCCGGTGGAGTACTTTCGGTTAACGGGACTTCGAATGATTCCGTCAGATTTCACAGCATGGATAGCGGGGAAGCATGGGCTGGGATTTGGATCGAAGGCGGCCGGTTGACCATGAGCTACGCCAGAGTCATGGACAGTGATTCCGCTTGCATCTGGACAGATGCTCCGGACTCTGTATATATCAATAGTTGCACGCTTGTAGGCAACAAAATGTTAGGCACCAGGGGGACAGTCAGGCTCACTGGAGCGCCCTCGAAGACCCAGTACGTAAAGAGTTGTGTGATATCGGGAGAAGCTACAAACGGGATAGGACTTTACGCACACAACTGCACGGTAAAAATCCAAGATGTAAAGGTCCGCAACTGCTCGAATTCTACCGCTCAATTTCTGGCAGTCACTGGAAATATAGAAGGTTGTACGTTCGCTGACCAACCAGACAAGTATGGGATATTGTTTGCAAATACCGGGACGACTCCGAATTTTCAATGCTGTACGTTTGAGAATATTGCACCTGCTACCGGAACATGGAAAGCGACCATTTATGCGGCACTTGGAACTGCGCCCACATTTGGCAATACCGGTTCAAGTAGTGGCGTCAGCAACGTGCTCAACGACAGCAGCGATTATGTTCTCAGGATGTCAGGCTGGACAGTCCTCCCGATTATACAGTCAGGAGGAACGGGACCGGGCGGCAGGAACGACTGGTATCAGCGCAAGGCTGCTGGGAAGTACATATCTTGGGGACCGCCTTATCCAAATCCACTGACTGCATACCTCGCGAAAGATCAATACTGGAACAGAATTCCAGTCGACACGTTAGACTTCAGCCCGAGCAATCCTGCATATTTTGCCTTAGGTTCGCCACCTAATGATCCATGGGATCTTTGCGGGGGTAGCGAATCAAGCATTATTCCCACGGGAGAACGAGCCACAAGCTCACTCGATGACGACCCCGATGAATTTGATTCTCTGTTTGCGGTAGCGATGGCAGCGGAAATCAACGGGGATTATCGGTCAGCACAAGATCTTTTCTACACCGTAGCGACGACAGGAGAAGACTTTCAGTTGGTTTGGCAGGCGACGACACATATCGTGTCCACACAAAGGGCGCTTGATCCAGGGTCAGGCGAGGCTTGGATTCCATCGCTAATTGATAGTCTGATAATGGCCGACAGCTCGGTCTACTCAAGCTGGCTGTATGGGAATCGCCTACTTGCAAGTTATCGCCTTGCGAGGGAAGAATGTTCTGAAGCTATGAGTATATGCTCTGCTTTACTGAACAGCGGACTTCCCGAGGTGGACTCGATTCTCGTGAGCATTGACTTGCTCGGCATTCAAATGGCAGTAGGTTTTGGTGACGGAGGAGGAAGCCTTGATGAATCTGATTTGTCATTTGTGCCTTCGCAGGTCAGGTGTAACTCGGTGGACGACGCAATTGCGAAACAAGCTGCATTGTTTGATATCTTGAATGGAATCGACGCAGAGAGAGGAGATGACACGGAGCTGCCAACTATTCCAACAGCATATCGCCTATATCAGAATTACCCAAATCCGTTCAATCCGACAACACAGATTGAATTTGACCTCCCTGCGCGATCACGGCTCAATATTCGGATCTACAATACTTTGGGGCAGGAAGTAGTCACGCTCAGAGATGCGACCTACCCCGCCGGTCACCACGTTGTATCGTGGAATGGCAAATCGAATACTGGCGCTGATGTTGCGACAGGCCTTTACATTTATCAGATGAGAGCTGGACCGTTCACCAATACAAAGAAGATGGTTCTACTAAGATGA